One part of the Anaeromyxobacter sp. Fw109-5 genome encodes these proteins:
- a CDS encoding Hsp20/alpha crystallin family protein, producing the protein MPTRWEPFRDLARFQDEMNRLFDDRGYRTGESVGWTPPCDIFEDEEGLALRFDLAGVDPKDVDIRFENGVLTLRGERKLEHEDKRDNYHRIELAYGTFTRSFSLPGTVDAEKIRADAKNGLLTVHLPKRAEARPRAIQVKVGA; encoded by the coding sequence ATGCCGACGAGATGGGAGCCCTTCCGTGACCTGGCCCGGTTCCAGGACGAGATGAACCGGCTGTTCGACGACCGCGGTTATCGCACCGGTGAGTCGGTCGGCTGGACTCCGCCCTGCGACATTTTTGAGGACGAGGAGGGCCTCGCGTTGCGCTTCGACCTCGCGGGGGTTGACCCGAAGGATGTAGACATCCGCTTCGAGAACGGGGTCCTCACCCTCAGGGGCGAGCGCAAGCTGGAGCACGAGGACAAGCGCGACAACTACCACCGCATCGAGCTGGCCTACGGCACGTTCACGCGGTCGTTCTCCCTGCCCGGCACCGTGGACGCCGAGAAGATCCGCGCCGACGCGAAGAACGGTCTGCTCACCGTCCACCTGCCGAAGCGAGCCGAGGCGCGCCCGCGCGCGATCCAGGTGAAGGTCGGGGCGTAG
- a CDS encoding polymer-forming cytoskeletal protein, whose amino-acid sequence MAMLKRDELSSVPTPTGDLNALLGRGSEFEGKLTFEGTVRIDGKFTGTIVTNDVLVVGEGAKVNAEITCGTIIVHGEINGNVRAKNAIELHHPARMRGNVEAPSLMIEKGVIFEGQCKMEGVEKGGAKPAGAPVAAVKA is encoded by the coding sequence ATGGCCATGCTGAAGCGCGATGAGCTGTCGTCCGTCCCCACCCCCACCGGCGACCTGAACGCCCTGCTCGGCCGCGGTTCCGAGTTCGAGGGCAAGCTCACCTTCGAGGGGACCGTCCGCATCGACGGCAAGTTCACCGGGACGATCGTCACGAACGACGTGCTCGTGGTCGGCGAGGGCGCCAAGGTGAACGCGGAGATCACCTGCGGCACGATCATCGTGCACGGCGAGATCAACGGGAACGTCCGCGCCAAGAACGCGATCGAGCTGCACCACCCCGCCCGCATGCGCGGCAACGTCGAGGCCCCGTCCCTCATGATCGAGAAGGGCGTGATCTTCGAGGGTCAGTGCAAGATGGAGGGCGTGGAGAAGGGCGGCGCGAAGCCTGCCGGCGCGCCCGTCGCGGCCGTGAAGGCGTAG
- the atpH gene encoding ATP synthase F1 subunit delta, which translates to MIMGSIARRYAKALFSLAVEKGRVEPWSESLQSLKEGVEGSPDLREVLSNPVYSREQRRAIVEKLAAALRLESEPANLLFLLGDRNRLGYLGAIVDTFRALADEHLGRVRAKVTSAVPLDGSAAQAIADRLSQATQATVLLDREVDPALLGGVVAQVGSLVYDGSLRTQLEDLRRQLKQ; encoded by the coding sequence ATGATCATGGGTTCCATTGCCCGCCGGTACGCCAAGGCGCTCTTCAGCTTGGCCGTGGAGAAGGGTCGAGTAGAGCCCTGGAGCGAGAGCCTCCAGTCCCTCAAGGAGGGTGTCGAGGGCTCGCCCGATCTCCGCGAGGTCCTGTCCAACCCGGTCTACTCGCGCGAGCAGCGGCGGGCGATCGTGGAGAAGCTCGCGGCCGCGCTCCGGCTCGAGAGCGAGCCCGCGAACCTGCTCTTCCTCCTCGGTGACCGCAACCGCCTCGGGTACCTGGGCGCCATCGTGGACACCTTCCGCGCCCTCGCGGACGAGCACCTCGGCCGGGTGCGCGCGAAGGTGACGAGCGCGGTCCCGCTCGACGGCTCCGCGGCGCAGGCCATCGCCGACCGGCTCTCGCAGGCCACCCAGGCGACCGTGCTCCTCGATCGCGAGGTCGACCCCGCCCTCCTCGGCGGCGTGGTCGCGCAGGTGGGGAGCCTCGTCTACGACGGCTCGCTCCGCACCCAGCTCGAGGATCTGCGGCGCCAGCTGAAGCAGTAG
- a CDS encoding ParB/RepB/Spo0J family partition protein: MSLADKRRPALGRGMAALLSNAPPPPSAAAAPASTPAVSGRGLLSLPLEAIERNPEQPRKRFDEAKLEELAASIREHGVVEPILVRKQGAKYRIVAGERRWRAAQRAELREIPALVRETSDREAFEIALIENLQRADLNAIEEAEAYEVLASEHALTQDEIAKRVGKERSTVANALRLLKLPEEVRDAVRQGQLDMGHARALLGAADAEAMRRAAQKVIREGLSVRATEALVRALGRKESDRPAPASESPAVKALNQRLQRRLGARCKVVPKSAVAGRLEVEYTSLDELDGILAKIGA; this comes from the coding sequence GTGAGCCTCGCCGACAAGCGCCGGCCCGCCCTCGGGCGCGGCATGGCCGCCCTGCTCTCCAACGCGCCGCCGCCGCCGAGCGCTGCCGCGGCGCCCGCTTCGACCCCGGCCGTCTCCGGCCGCGGCCTGCTGTCGCTGCCGCTCGAGGCCATCGAGCGGAACCCCGAGCAGCCCCGGAAGCGCTTCGACGAGGCCAAGCTGGAGGAGCTCGCGGCGTCCATCCGCGAGCACGGCGTCGTCGAGCCGATCCTCGTCCGCAAGCAGGGCGCGAAGTACCGCATCGTGGCGGGCGAGCGCCGCTGGCGGGCGGCGCAGCGCGCCGAGCTGCGCGAGATCCCGGCCTTGGTGCGGGAGACCAGCGATCGCGAGGCGTTCGAGATCGCCCTCATCGAGAACCTGCAGCGGGCGGACCTGAACGCCATCGAGGAGGCCGAGGCGTACGAGGTGCTCGCGAGCGAGCACGCGCTCACGCAGGACGAGATCGCGAAGCGGGTGGGCAAGGAGCGCTCGACGGTGGCGAACGCGCTCCGCCTCCTCAAGCTGCCGGAGGAGGTGCGCGACGCGGTCCGCCAGGGTCAGCTCGACATGGGGCACGCCCGCGCGCTGCTCGGCGCCGCAGACGCCGAGGCGATGAGGCGGGCGGCCCAGAAGGTCATCCGCGAGGGGCTCTCCGTCCGGGCCACGGAGGCGCTCGTGCGCGCCCTCGGCCGCAAGGAAAGCGACCGGCCGGCGCCAGCTTCCGAGAGCCCGGCCGTCAAGGCGCTGAATCAGCGCCTTCAGCGCCGCCTGGGGGCCAGGTGTAAGGTCGTGCCCAAGTCTGCAGTCGCCGGCCGCCTGGAGGTTGAGTACACCTCTCTCGACGAGCTGGACGGAATACTCGCGAAGATTGGAGCGTAG
- a CDS encoding ParA family protein — protein sequence MGRILTIANQKGGVGKTTTAVNLAASLAAAERRTLLVDVDPQGNAGSALGIRRDESEHSIYEVLVDGVPMASAVRKTELKFLDLVPASRHLVGAELELAEHDARESRLKRAVDQVARDYEYVVIDCPPSLGLLTLNGLVAAQGVVIPLQCEYYALEGLADVLKTIELVRASANPGLAVDGIVLTMFSPNNLSNQVADEIRRTFAEQVFKTVIPRNVRLSEAPSHGKPILLYDVTSKGCQSYLELAREVAGRFGQPGGVA from the coding sequence ATGGGCCGGATCCTCACCATCGCGAACCAGAAGGGCGGCGTCGGCAAGACCACGACGGCCGTGAACCTCGCGGCCTCGCTCGCGGCCGCCGAGCGCCGAACGCTCCTCGTCGACGTCGATCCCCAGGGCAACGCCGGCAGCGCCCTCGGGATCCGGCGCGACGAGTCCGAGCACTCCATCTACGAGGTGCTCGTCGACGGCGTGCCCATGGCGAGCGCCGTGCGGAAGACGGAGCTCAAGTTCCTCGACCTCGTGCCCGCCTCGCGCCACCTCGTCGGCGCCGAGCTGGAGCTCGCCGAGCACGACGCCCGGGAGTCGCGCCTCAAGCGCGCCGTGGACCAGGTCGCCCGCGATTACGAGTACGTGGTCATCGACTGCCCGCCCTCGCTCGGGCTCCTCACGCTGAACGGGCTCGTCGCTGCGCAGGGCGTCGTCATCCCGCTGCAGTGCGAGTACTACGCGCTGGAAGGCCTCGCCGACGTGCTGAAGACGATCGAGCTCGTGCGCGCGAGCGCGAACCCCGGCCTCGCCGTGGACGGCATCGTCCTCACGATGTTCTCGCCCAACAACCTGTCGAACCAGGTGGCGGACGAGATCCGCCGCACCTTCGCGGAGCAGGTCTTCAAGACCGTCATCCCGCGCAACGTGCGGCTGTCGGAGGCGCCCAGCCACGGCAAGCCCATCCTGCTCTACGACGTGACCTCCAAGGGCTGCCAGAGCTACCTCGAGCTGGCGCGCGAGGTGGCGGGCCGCTTCGGCCAGCCGGGAGGTGTGGCGTGA
- a CDS encoding R3H domain-containing nucleic acid-binding protein: MDEKGIPAAAPPAQAPEKVARAREFCAGLLERLGAAVDVEVKETAEQIGVALNPREGNPVELSSALVEALQYLANRVVNPRAEGRKWVNLEVGGFYQEGDPALKAMAERLAATAMRTGKVLAVAPISARERRQIHLALVNHEGVTTHSEGEGIFRQLLVVPAARGGER, encoded by the coding sequence ATGGACGAGAAGGGAATCCCCGCTGCTGCGCCCCCCGCCCAGGCGCCGGAGAAGGTGGCGCGGGCGCGGGAGTTCTGCGCCGGCCTCCTCGAGCGGCTCGGCGCGGCGGTGGACGTCGAGGTGAAGGAGACGGCCGAGCAGATCGGCGTCGCCCTGAACCCGCGGGAGGGAAACCCGGTCGAGCTCTCCTCCGCGCTCGTCGAGGCGCTCCAGTACCTCGCGAACCGCGTGGTGAACCCGCGCGCCGAGGGGCGCAAGTGGGTGAACCTCGAGGTCGGCGGGTTCTACCAGGAGGGCGACCCGGCGCTGAAGGCGATGGCCGAGCGGCTCGCCGCCACGGCCATGCGCACCGGCAAGGTGCTGGCCGTGGCGCCCATCAGCGCGCGCGAGCGGCGGCAGATCCACCTCGCCCTGGTGAACCACGAGGGCGTGACGACGCACAGCGAGGGCGAGGGCATCTTCCGGCAGCTGCTCGTCGTCCCGGCCGCGCGCGGGGGCGAGCGCTAG
- a CDS encoding GYD domain-containing protein: MASYLVLFGFTPQGVQHIKDCPARVAAAKETVRSLGGEVRAFYGIMGSAHDTLFIVDAPDDAAMARMVLAIAEKGFVRTETHRLFTEDEFGEIVRSLP, from the coding sequence ATGGCTTCCTACCTGGTGCTGTTCGGCTTCACTCCACAGGGCGTCCAGCACATCAAGGACTGCCCGGCGCGCGTCGCCGCGGCGAAGGAGACCGTCCGCAGCCTGGGCGGAGAGGTCCGCGCGTTCTACGGGATCATGGGGAGCGCGCACGACACGCTGTTCATCGTGGACGCCCCCGACGACGCGGCCATGGCGCGGATGGTCCTCGCCATCGCGGAGAAGGGGTTCGTCCGCACCGAGACCCACCGGCTCTTCACCGAGGACGAGTTCGGCGAGATCGTCCGCTCGCTGCCGTGA
- the rsmG gene encoding 16S rRNA (guanine(527)-N(7))-methyltransferase RsmG: MEPAFHAALSRGLAALALPVAPEALPRLERFADRLLAWNRKVNLTTITDPAEVAEKHLVDSLLLLPLLDEVRTLLDLGSGAGLPGVPLACARPALEVTCCDSVAKKVAFVKAVAAELDLPVRAFAVRAEGDPEGEKLPRADAVVSRALSDPERWVPLGVRYLAPGGTLFAMLGREADEARLAAIGAASGLALVDVSRFELPLSRSARAIARWRAR, translated from the coding sequence ATGGAACCGGCCTTCCACGCGGCGCTCTCCCGCGGCCTCGCCGCCCTCGCGCTCCCCGTCGCCCCCGAGGCGCTGCCCCGCCTCGAGCGGTTCGCCGATCGGCTCCTCGCCTGGAACCGGAAGGTGAACCTCACCACCATCACCGATCCCGCCGAGGTGGCCGAGAAGCACCTCGTGGACAGCCTGCTCCTGCTGCCGCTGCTGGACGAGGTGCGCACCCTGCTCGACCTCGGCTCCGGCGCCGGCCTCCCGGGCGTGCCGCTCGCCTGCGCCCGCCCGGCGCTCGAGGTGACCTGCTGCGACTCGGTGGCGAAGAAGGTCGCCTTCGTGAAGGCCGTGGCCGCCGAGCTCGACCTGCCCGTCCGCGCCTTCGCCGTCCGCGCCGAGGGCGACCCGGAGGGCGAGAAGCTCCCCCGCGCCGACGCCGTGGTCTCCCGCGCGCTCTCCGATCCCGAGCGCTGGGTCCCGCTGGGCGTCCGCTACCTCGCGCCGGGCGGGACGCTCTTCGCCATGCTCGGCCGCGAGGCGGACGAGGCGCGCCTGGCGGCGATCGGGGCGGCCTCCGGCCTCGCGCTCGTGGACGTCTCGCGCTTCGAGCTGCCCCTCTCCCGCTCGGCCCGCGCGATCGCGCGCTGGCGCGCGCGTTGA